The DNA segment CTGATAGGTGCGAGTTTATCTGCAACTGACCCGGTTTCTGTGACTGCTTTATTCCGGGAATTGGGCGTAGGTAAAAATCTTACCACCATGATGGAAGGCGAAAGCTTGTTTAATGATGGCATGGCGGTGGTAGCTTTTGGTTTTATGGTGGCGCTATCTTTAGGAAATGCCGAATTGGGTTTCGAGCCAATTTTGTTACAACTTTTAATAGTTATTGGTATCGGCGTAGCAGTGGGAGGATTAATTGGCTTTGGTATTTCTTATCTAACCCAGCGCTTTGATTTACCCATGGTGGAACAGTCTTTAACTTTGGTTTCTGCTTACGGGACTTACTTGGTTATTGAGGAGTTGGGTGGGTCTGGGGTCATTGGAGTTGTGACCACAGGGTTAATTTTAGGTAACTTTGGTTCTCGCGTCGGTATGAATCCCCGCACTAGGGTGATTGTTTCGGAATTTTGGGATTTTTTGGCGTTCTTTGTCAACTCAATTGTGTTTTTGTTAATTGGTGATCAAATTCGCTTTGCTGTTTTGGGCGAAAACCTGCAAATCATTGGTATAACAGTAGCAGCGATGATTTTGATGCGGGCTGTGGCTATTTATCTTCTGAGTAAATTAAGTGCTGCGATTACGCAATATCAAATTCCTTTACCTGAACAAACTGTTTTATGGTGGGGTGGGGTACGCGGTTCTGTTTCTATCGCCTTAGCTTTAAGTGTACCGATAGAATTACCAGAGCGAGAAAAAATCATTGCTACGGTGTTTGGAGTAGTTTTATTTACTCTCCTCGTCCAAGGATTGACGATTAAACCTTTGTTACAAAAGCTGAATCT comes from the Nodularia sp. NIES-3585 genome and includes:
- a CDS encoding sodium:proton antiporter; the encoded protein is MNIETAIGEEIITTNLKQFLLVLSVSLGVATLPQIFSWFRHIPYTLLLVIVGLGLAFVDVRLVTLSPELILFIFLPPLLFEAAWNLRWAELKRNLVTICLYAVLGVVISIAGIAFGLNQIAGISLTTALLIGASLSATDPVSVTALFRELGVGKNLTTMMEGESLFNDGMAVVAFGFMVALSLGNAELGFEPILLQLLIVIGIGVAVGGLIGFGISYLTQRFDLPMVEQSLTLVSAYGTYLVIEELGGSGVIGVVTTGLILGNFGSRVGMNPRTRVIVSEFWDFLAFFVNSIVFLLIGDQIRFAVLGENLQIIGITVAAMILMRAVAIYLLSKLSAAITQYQIPLPEQTVLWWGGVRGSVSIALALSVPIELPEREKIIATVFGVVLFTLLVQGLTIKPLLQKLNLLGDAPLRDRYSELATRHVALERVLQHLQEDNRPGIDPEFYRYQETLIKGEMENLQIKIDKLQVEYPNLRTFITEQFREELLAIEADTYAEFVRAGRLNTELAPMLEDVWENGDSH